Proteins encoded together in one Terriglobus saanensis SP1PR4 window:
- a CDS encoding SDR family NAD(P)-dependent oxidoreductase, which yields MSLSLRSQTVFITGASSGIGRATAFALAAEGVRLLLCARNPEKLPTEAELTGAGAEAAHLFAMDVSSRAVIEVAVAALPEEWKKVDILVNNAGKARGLAKIYEDDPDHWDEMIDTNVKGLLHVSRAFIPGMVQRGRGHVVNLGSTAGHWTYANGAVYCASKAAERAINEGMKIDLTGTPVRVTTVDPGMVETNFSAVRFNGDEEKAAKVYAGLTPLTPEDVADAIHYAVTRPAHVNIQTILMMPTDQGNATVFNRKS from the coding sequence TCGCAGCCAGACCGTCTTCATCACAGGAGCCAGCTCTGGCATCGGTCGCGCCACCGCCTTTGCCCTCGCGGCAGAAGGCGTCCGCCTCCTCCTCTGCGCTCGCAACCCGGAAAAGCTTCCCACCGAAGCCGAACTCACTGGCGCAGGTGCGGAAGCCGCTCACCTCTTCGCCATGGACGTCTCCAGCCGTGCAGTCATCGAAGTTGCCGTCGCTGCTCTCCCCGAAGAGTGGAAGAAAGTCGATATCCTCGTCAACAACGCAGGCAAGGCACGCGGCCTCGCCAAGATCTACGAAGACGATCCCGATCACTGGGACGAGATGATCGACACCAATGTAAAAGGACTCCTCCACGTTTCGCGCGCCTTTATTCCCGGCATGGTGCAGCGTGGCCGCGGCCACGTCGTGAACCTCGGCTCAACCGCCGGCCACTGGACCTACGCCAACGGCGCAGTCTACTGCGCCTCCAAAGCAGCAGAGCGCGCCATCAACGAAGGCATGAAGATCGACCTCACCGGAACGCCCGTCCGCGTCACTACGGTTGATCCAGGCATGGTGGAAACCAACTTCTCCGCAGTGCGCTTCAACGGCGACGAAGAAAAAGCAGCCAAGGTCTACGCAGGCCTGACTCCACTCACGCCCGAAGACGTAGCCGACGCGATCCACTACGCGGTTACGCGCCCGGCCCACGTGAATATCCAGACCATCCTGATGATGCCCACCGACCAGGGCAACGCCACCGTCTTCAACCGCAAAAGCTAG